From the Micromonospora lupini genome, one window contains:
- a CDS encoding NAD(P)/FAD-dependent oxidoreductase, with translation MTKPRVVIVGAGFAGYHAAKTLSRIARDRAEIVVLNSTDYFLYLPLLPEVAAGVVEPKRIAVPLTGTLKGVRVVIGEADHVDLQNRWVGFTQAEGEKNRLAYDRLVLAVGSVNKLLPIPGVTEYAHGFRGLPEAVYLHDHIVRQIELAEQAEDPAEQQARSTFVVVGAGYTGTEVAAHGQLFTDALHAQRPRLTVRPRWMLLDVAPRVLPELDKRMSDTSHKVLNRRGVDVRMGTSVAEATCDGVKLTDGEYIPTCTLVWCVGVRPDPFVNELGLRTDRGRLVTDEFLNVPGYPEVFACGDAAAVPDLVNPGQICGMTAQHAQRQGKRAAHNIAASYGFGQRKPYKHHDLGWVVDLGGKDAAANPLHVNLGGLPAKAVTRAYHLMAMPGNRTRVGADWVLDAALTRSAVQLGLVPANAVPLESTSPEVAVRGR, from the coding sequence ATGACGAAACCTCGTGTGGTGATCGTGGGGGCCGGGTTCGCCGGTTACCACGCGGCGAAGACGTTGAGCCGGATCGCCCGGGACCGGGCCGAGATCGTGGTGCTGAACTCCACCGACTACTTCCTGTACCTGCCGCTGCTGCCCGAGGTCGCGGCCGGGGTGGTCGAGCCCAAGCGGATCGCGGTGCCGCTGACCGGCACCCTCAAGGGCGTCCGGGTGGTGATCGGCGAGGCGGACCACGTCGACCTGCAGAACCGCTGGGTCGGCTTCACCCAGGCCGAGGGGGAGAAGAACCGCCTGGCGTACGACCGGCTGGTGCTCGCCGTGGGCAGCGTCAACAAGCTGCTGCCCATCCCGGGTGTCACCGAGTACGCGCACGGCTTCCGTGGCCTGCCCGAGGCCGTCTACCTGCACGACCACATCGTCCGCCAGATCGAGCTGGCCGAGCAGGCCGAGGACCCGGCGGAGCAGCAGGCGCGCTCCACCTTCGTGGTCGTCGGGGCGGGCTACACAGGCACCGAGGTCGCCGCGCACGGGCAGTTGTTCACCGACGCGCTGCACGCGCAGCGACCCCGGCTCACCGTCCGGCCCCGCTGGATGCTGCTCGACGTCGCCCCCCGGGTGCTGCCCGAGCTGGACAAGCGGATGTCCGACACCTCGCACAAGGTGCTCAACCGGCGTGGCGTGGACGTACGGATGGGCACGTCGGTGGCCGAGGCGACCTGCGACGGGGTCAAGCTCACCGACGGCGAGTACATCCCGACCTGCACGCTCGTGTGGTGTGTGGGCGTGCGGCCCGACCCGTTCGTCAACGAGCTGGGCCTGCGTACCGACCGGGGCCGGCTGGTCACCGACGAGTTCCTCAACGTCCCCGGCTACCCGGAGGTCTTCGCCTGCGGTGACGCCGCCGCCGTGCCCGACCTGGTCAACCCGGGGCAGATCTGCGGCATGACGGCCCAGCACGCGCAGCGGCAGGGCAAGCGCGCGGCGCACAACATCGCCGCGTCGTACGGGTTCGGCCAGCGCAAGCCGTACAAGCACCACGATCTGGGTTGGGTGGTCGACCTGGGTGGCAAGGACGCTGCCGCGAACCCGCTGCACGTCAACCTGGGCGGGCTGCCGGCCAAGGCTGTCACCCGGGCGTACCACCTGATGGCGATGCCCGGCAACCGCACCCGCGTGGGCGCCGACTGGGTGCTCGACGCCGCGCTGACCCGCTCGGCCGTGCAGTTGGGGCTGGTCCCGGCGAACGCGGTTCCGTTGGAGAGCACCTCACCGGAGGTGGCGGTGCGGGGCCGCTGA
- a CDS encoding AI-2E family transporter, whose amino-acid sequence MSNADDRATARRALVVIGLVLATALALAFVYATRRVLVWAVVAAFFAVALKPSVDWLQRRFVRRRAVATLLVFLAAFVVVAVLATVILVPLLDELGRFADRGPDLLRDARAGRGPLGQLVDRTGIRRYVAEHSDQLRDFGSRLRQPAVGVLRGVLETVAGLVTVVVLAYLMVLESPRITRGVLAAAGDGQGERLRRVGREVSRTVTGYLTGNLLISVICGALTFLVLVLTGVPFAGVIALLVAVADLIPLVGATIGAVIAAGAGFLHSPTAGVVVLVFFVVYQQVENHLLQPLILARAVRLNPLTVLLSVLLAAELAGLLGALLAIPAAGIVQTLLREYGPRRLNPPPPADPGGPRPPAEHGPAGPAPSRG is encoded by the coding sequence GTGAGCAACGCCGACGATCGGGCCACCGCCCGCCGGGCCCTGGTCGTGATCGGTCTGGTGCTGGCGACCGCGCTCGCGCTCGCCTTCGTGTACGCGACACGCCGGGTGCTGGTCTGGGCAGTGGTGGCCGCCTTCTTCGCGGTCGCGCTCAAGCCGTCAGTGGACTGGCTGCAACGCCGGTTCGTCCGGCGGCGGGCCGTGGCCACGCTGCTCGTGTTCCTCGCCGCGTTCGTCGTGGTGGCGGTCCTCGCCACCGTCATCCTGGTGCCGCTGCTGGACGAGCTGGGCCGGTTCGCCGACCGGGGGCCCGACCTGCTGCGCGACGCGCGCGCCGGCCGCGGTCCGCTGGGCCAGCTCGTGGACCGCACCGGGATACGTCGCTACGTCGCCGAGCACTCCGACCAGCTGCGCGACTTCGGCAGCCGGCTGCGACAACCCGCCGTCGGCGTGCTGCGCGGCGTCCTGGAGACGGTCGCGGGGCTGGTCACAGTCGTCGTGCTGGCGTACCTCATGGTGTTGGAATCGCCGCGGATCACCCGCGGCGTGCTCGCGGCGGCCGGGGACGGTCAGGGCGAGCGCCTGCGCCGGGTCGGCCGGGAGGTGTCGCGGACGGTGACCGGCTATCTCACCGGCAACCTACTGATCAGCGTGATCTGCGGGGCGTTGACGTTCCTGGTGCTGGTCCTGACCGGGGTGCCGTTCGCGGGCGTGATCGCGCTGTTGGTGGCGGTGGCCGACCTGATACCGCTTGTCGGCGCGACGATCGGCGCGGTGATCGCCGCCGGGGCCGGGTTCCTGCACTCCCCCACCGCCGGGGTCGTCGTGCTCGTCTTCTTCGTGGTCTACCAGCAGGTCGAGAACCATCTGCTCCAGCCGCTGATCCTGGCGCGCGCGGTGCGGCTCAACCCGCTGACAGTGCTGCTGAGCGTGCTGCTCGCGGCGGAGCTGGCCGGGCTGCTCGGCGCGCTGCTGGCCATCCCCGCCGCAGGCATCGTCCAGACGCTGCTGCGCGAGTACGGGCCGCGACGGCTGAACCCACCCCCACCGGCCGACCCCGGCGGACCTCGCCCCCCGGCCGAGCACGGACCGGCCGGTCCCGCCCCCTCGCGGGGCTGA
- a CDS encoding spermidine synthase, translating into MNRAADRLELVADPVRRTGRTLLSAGVEQSYVDVEDPRHLHFEYVRRIASAVELAAPAGVPLSVLHLGGGALTLPRWLAATRPGSAQRVIERDPAVVELVARELPPLPPEVRVEVADARDAVTAAPADAYDLVIADIYRAARMPAHVRTVEFAAEVARALRPGGLCLINVTDLPPLVGTRVQVATLRAVFGDVCVFGDRRMLRGRRYGNVVLAATHRPGGLPVGRLAAAALRDPIPGGLLHAAALDTFVAGAHPLADAAA; encoded by the coding sequence ATGAACCGTGCCGCCGACCGGTTGGAGCTGGTCGCCGATCCGGTCCGCCGAACCGGACGGACGCTGCTTTCCGCGGGCGTCGAGCAGTCGTACGTGGATGTCGAGGATCCGCGACACCTGCACTTCGAGTACGTCAGGCGGATCGCCTCGGCAGTGGAGCTGGCGGCCCCGGCGGGCGTACCGCTGAGCGTGCTGCACCTCGGCGGCGGCGCGTTGACGCTGCCGCGCTGGCTCGCCGCGACGCGGCCGGGCTCCGCGCAGCGGGTCATCGAGCGGGACCCGGCGGTGGTCGAGCTTGTCGCCCGGGAGTTGCCGCCGCTGCCGCCCGAGGTGCGCGTGGAGGTCGCCGACGCCCGGGACGCGGTCACTGCCGCCCCCGCCGACGCGTACGACCTGGTGATCGCCGACATCTACCGGGCGGCCCGGATGCCCGCGCACGTGCGCACCGTGGAGTTCGCGGCCGAGGTGGCCCGCGCCCTGCGCCCCGGCGGACTCTGTCTGATCAACGTGACGGACCTGCCGCCGCTTGTCGGCACCCGCGTACAGGTGGCGACGCTGCGGGCCGTCTTCGGAGACGTCTGCGTGTTCGGGGACCGCCGGATGCTGCGGGGCCGGCGCTACGGCAACGTGGTGCTCGCCGCGACGCATCGGCCCGGCGGGCTGCCGGTGGGCCGGCTCGCGGCGGCGGCCCTGCGCGACCCGATCCCCGGCGGGCTGCTGCACGCGGCCGCGCTCGACACGTTCGTGGCCGGCGCCCACCCACTCGCCGACGCCGCCGCGTAG
- a CDS encoding DUF2267 domain-containing protein yields the protein MRKQMEGDNQRRRALARQAREQGSQPSQFGASLSASKQLTSLDQGKRAGPPPAGRHKSDTTRGGPAPPSRGTADNPRPQPPPGGSAGVNSVGYHDLVDDVRRRSGVDFRTAKVGAEATVLVLAFALEAAERQRLLAAVPNSLHDVVPVDGIERHRDLPGFLAEVGRISGRTPEQARYQVEATLAALAEQDGDLVESLHVPDGLRELLNPPAAGGGIVGASTTTPTLDEAQLRAALDDLPYWAGDSTGLYRVIALPPDNLDRVLARLDRLRADTGRGPSIGRPGGTAAVLTVRTGQADGVTALDVDLAHSIDDAIDEMGAGMAGG from the coding sequence ATGCGCAAGCAGATGGAGGGCGACAACCAGCGGCGCCGGGCGCTGGCCCGGCAGGCCCGCGAACAGGGCAGCCAGCCCAGTCAGTTCGGCGCCAGCCTGAGCGCCTCCAAGCAGCTCACCAGCCTGGATCAGGGCAAACGAGCCGGCCCACCACCGGCCGGACGGCACAAGTCGGACACCACGCGAGGTGGACCGGCGCCGCCGTCGCGGGGCACCGCGGACAACCCGCGACCGCAGCCTCCGCCCGGGGGAAGTGCCGGGGTGAACAGCGTGGGCTACCACGACCTGGTCGACGACGTCCGACGCCGCTCCGGCGTCGACTTCCGGACGGCCAAGGTGGGCGCCGAGGCGACAGTGCTGGTGCTGGCCTTCGCACTGGAGGCGGCGGAGCGGCAACGACTGCTCGCCGCCGTACCGAACTCACTGCACGACGTCGTCCCCGTCGACGGCATCGAGCGGCACCGGGACCTGCCCGGCTTCCTGGCCGAGGTGGGCCGGATCAGCGGGCGTACGCCCGAGCAGGCCCGCTACCAGGTCGAGGCGACGCTCGCCGCGCTCGCCGAGCAGGACGGCGACCTGGTCGAGTCCCTGCACGTCCCCGACGGTCTGCGGGAGCTACTGAACCCGCCGGCGGCCGGTGGCGGCATCGTGGGCGCCTCCACCACCACGCCCACCCTGGACGAGGCCCAGCTCCGGGCGGCGCTCGACGACCTGCCGTACTGGGCCGGGGACAGCACCGGCCTGTACCGCGTGATCGCGCTGCCGCCGGACAACCTGGACCGGGTGCTCGCCCGGCTGGACCGGCTGCGCGCGGACACCGGACGCGGCCCGAGCATCGGGCGACCGGGCGGCACGGCCGCCGTGCTCACCGTCCGCACCGGTCAGGCGGACGGGGTGACCGCGCTCGACGTGGACCTCGCCCACTCGATCGACGACGCCATCGACGAGATGGGTGCCGGGATGGCCGGCGGCTGA
- a CDS encoding STAS domain-containing protein, protein MSHKLLTIEVTRLDACHVRLRLTGELDYDTAPDLVAAAAELHGEQHVTIDLAGVGLCDSSGLSALLVVHRRVGAIRLTGVSARLQQMLDRTGLTELLAVETAVAGDNVRALG, encoded by the coding sequence ATGTCCCACAAGCTGTTGACCATCGAGGTGACCCGGCTCGACGCCTGTCACGTCCGGCTGCGGCTGACCGGCGAGCTGGACTACGACACCGCGCCCGACCTGGTCGCCGCCGCTGCTGAGCTGCACGGCGAGCAGCACGTGACGATCGACCTGGCCGGGGTCGGCCTCTGCGACTCGTCCGGGCTCAGCGCCCTGCTCGTGGTGCACCGGCGCGTCGGCGCGATCCGGCTGACCGGGGTCAGCGCCCGACTCCAGCAGATGCTTGACCGCACCGGGCTCACCGAGCTGCTGGCCGTGGAGACCGCCGTCGCCGGTGACAACGTCCGCGCCCTGGGCTGA
- a CDS encoding STAS domain-containing protein — protein sequence MSVDRSDPDTHLIHVGGELAYTTAAPLRAEVDRVLADAPRALVLDFADLTFIDSSGLAVIVHAWREGQSVGTTLRLRAVPRFLTAILDITGVAALLGRPMPANRAVGPGSPQSAATA from the coding sequence GTGTCAGTCGATCGGTCCGATCCCGACACGCACCTGATCCACGTGGGTGGCGAGCTGGCGTACACCACGGCGGCGCCCCTGCGCGCCGAGGTGGACCGGGTCCTCGCCGACGCGCCGCGCGCCCTCGTGCTTGACTTCGCCGACCTGACCTTCATCGACAGCAGCGGTCTGGCCGTGATCGTGCACGCCTGGCGGGAGGGCCAGTCGGTCGGCACGACCCTGCGACTGCGGGCGGTCCCCCGCTTCCTGACGGCGATCCTGGACATCACCGGGGTGGCGGCGCTGCTCGGCCGACCGATGCCGGCCAATCGCGCGGTCGGCCCCGGCTCACCGCAGTCCGCCGCTACCGCCTGA
- a CDS encoding SpoIIE family protein phosphatase: MTASDVRDTDPGDGRISTPSTTRALAWSADAPSWPSSVLPPLAPDRDQATPDWSEVVEHFREGLVVCDADGVVRHVSPVAERLLPEAVPGVPLAAAGVPGLREGSPGGFTHHGRRLTARQVPLSAGRCCWYVEDVTESVSRADALLAERARSAFLAVVGDKLGNPLHPDRAAAAVVRLAVPTLAEVAVLVLAPRAGRARWWRASRVDDEAPIVDSGVLAGPALPAAIAEGLTGVEPHALDWLVEQAVDAGWLPGLSGADSAARVVPLPGQDAPAGVLLVARRSRRWYDEDDVGLIRAFAARAGAALTTALLYRDQAEVADTLQASLLPVEPAETAGVQWGTAYRPAQAGLRIGGDFYGSHRLADGGSVFFLGDVSGKGVEAAVFTGQLRQCLQALHRVESHPGRLLRLLNDALLETTQAHGQGRFATIVLGVARPQRDGGVTLTLAGGGHLPPLVLRTSGEVESVPLRGMLIGVVPDPRVGEVTVRLAPGETCLLYSDGVTEARGGRRGDELFGAERLVTAVTGCQRMPAPALAERVEQVTGDWLGHGDHDDIAVLALRAVSPGGRAARHLHSVPTSTGADGQPESA; the protein is encoded by the coding sequence GTGACTGCTTCCGACGTCAGGGACACCGACCCGGGCGACGGACGGATCTCCACGCCGAGTACCACACGGGCGCTGGCGTGGTCCGCCGACGCACCGTCCTGGCCTTCGTCCGTGCTGCCGCCGCTGGCCCCCGACCGCGATCAGGCCACACCGGACTGGTCCGAGGTCGTCGAACACTTCCGCGAGGGCCTGGTGGTCTGCGACGCCGACGGCGTCGTCCGACACGTCAGTCCGGTGGCCGAGCGGCTGCTGCCCGAGGCCGTCCCCGGTGTGCCGCTGGCCGCCGCGGGCGTGCCGGGTCTGCGCGAGGGGAGCCCCGGAGGCTTCACCCACCACGGGCGACGTCTCACCGCCCGCCAGGTGCCGCTCTCCGCAGGCCGCTGCTGCTGGTACGTGGAGGACGTGACCGAGAGCGTCAGCCGTGCCGACGCGCTGCTCGCCGAGCGGGCCCGCTCCGCCTTCCTGGCCGTCGTGGGCGACAAGCTGGGCAACCCGCTGCACCCCGACCGGGCCGCCGCGGCTGTCGTCCGGCTTGCCGTGCCGACCCTGGCCGAGGTGGCAGTGCTGGTGCTGGCCCCGCGCGCGGGGCGGGCGCGGTGGTGGCGGGCCTCCCGGGTCGACGACGAGGCCCCGATTGTCGACAGTGGCGTCCTGGCCGGCCCCGCTCTGCCGGCCGCGATCGCCGAGGGGCTGACCGGGGTCGAGCCGCACGCTCTCGACTGGTTGGTGGAGCAGGCGGTCGACGCCGGCTGGCTGCCCGGCCTCTCGGGCGCCGACAGCGCCGCCCGGGTTGTTCCGCTGCCCGGCCAGGACGCCCCCGCCGGGGTGCTGCTCGTCGCCCGGCGTTCCCGCCGGTGGTACGACGAGGACGACGTCGGGTTGATCCGTGCCTTCGCGGCTCGGGCGGGCGCGGCGCTGACCACCGCTCTGCTCTACCGCGACCAGGCCGAGGTCGCCGACACCCTGCAGGCCAGCCTGCTGCCGGTCGAGCCGGCCGAGACCGCCGGGGTGCAGTGGGGCACGGCGTACCGCCCGGCGCAGGCGGGGCTGCGGATCGGCGGCGACTTCTACGGTTCGCACCGGCTCGCCGACGGCGGTTCCGTGTTCTTCCTCGGCGACGTCTCCGGCAAGGGCGTCGAGGCGGCCGTGTTCACCGGCCAGCTCCGCCAGTGCCTTCAGGCCCTGCACCGGGTGGAGTCGCACCCCGGCCGGCTGCTGCGACTGCTCAACGACGCGCTGCTGGAGACGACCCAGGCGCACGGCCAGGGCCGCTTCGCCACCATCGTGCTCGGTGTGGCCCGTCCGCAGCGCGACGGGGGCGTCACGCTCACGTTGGCTGGGGGCGGGCACCTGCCGCCGCTGGTGCTGCGGACGTCGGGCGAGGTCGAGTCGGTGCCGCTGCGCGGCATGCTGATCGGGGTGGTGCCCGACCCGCGCGTCGGTGAGGTGACAGTGCGGTTGGCGCCGGGCGAGACCTGCCTGCTCTACAGCGACGGCGTGACCGAGGCCCGTGGGGGCCGCCGCGGTGACGAGCTGTTCGGCGCGGAGCGGTTGGTCACGGCGGTGACCGGGTGTCAGCGGATGCCGGCGCCGGCACTTGCCGAACGCGTCGAGCAGGTGACAGGTGACTGGCTGGGGCACGGCGACCACGACGACATCGCGGTGCTGGCGCTGCGCGCGGTCAGCCCGGGTGGGCGAGCCGCGCGGCACCTGCACTCGGTGCCCACGTCGACAGGCGCCGACGGGCAGCCGGAGAGCGCGTGA
- a CDS encoding cobalamin B12-binding domain-containing protein, which yields MTAAATTTGPTDAYPGYLACLADADEYAAIDVALGLLDAGVPPERVLLDLVAPAQAEVGERWARNEWSVAQEHAATHISERVVAAVAAYVDTRPTGGRIVVACMDGEWHALPPRLVAEVLRLRGWQVTFLGASVPAAHLVSYLHRHDAQAVALACALPMRLPHAHRMIEACRRSDVPVVVGGRGFGADGRWAARLGAAWAPNAPAAAELIADERALRRVPAAQLGHLADDEYASLVRRRGELIDSALTDLRERVPATREYTAAQLDSTVSDLGHVVDSLAASLYVDDASLFTEFVGWLVEILTSRGVPARAVALTLEHYAAVLRDFPRASYALTRSRAELPATSPSGG from the coding sequence GTGACCGCCGCCGCCACGACCACGGGCCCGACCGACGCCTACCCCGGCTACCTGGCCTGCCTCGCCGACGCCGACGAGTACGCCGCCATCGACGTGGCGCTCGGCCTGCTCGACGCGGGTGTGCCGCCGGAGCGGGTGTTGCTCGACCTGGTCGCGCCGGCCCAGGCCGAGGTGGGTGAGCGGTGGGCACGCAACGAGTGGAGCGTGGCCCAGGAGCACGCGGCGACCCACATCAGCGAGCGGGTGGTGGCCGCGGTGGCGGCGTACGTCGACACGCGTCCGACCGGCGGGCGGATCGTGGTGGCCTGCATGGACGGTGAGTGGCACGCGCTGCCGCCCCGGCTGGTGGCCGAGGTGCTGCGGCTGCGCGGCTGGCAGGTGACCTTCCTGGGCGCCAGCGTGCCGGCGGCGCACCTGGTGTCGTACCTGCACCGGCACGACGCGCAGGCTGTCGCGTTGGCCTGCGCGCTGCCGATGCGGCTGCCGCACGCCCACCGGATGATCGAGGCGTGCCGGCGTTCGGACGTGCCAGTCGTCGTCGGCGGGCGTGGCTTCGGCGCGGACGGCCGGTGGGCGGCCCGGCTCGGTGCGGCCTGGGCGCCGAACGCGCCGGCGGCGGCCGAGTTGATCGCCGACGAGCGGGCGCTGCGGCGGGTGCCGGCGGCGCAGCTCGGGCACCTGGCCGACGACGAGTACGCGAGTCTCGTCCGCCGCCGGGGTGAGCTGATCGACAGCGCGCTGACCGACCTGCGCGAGCGGGTGCCGGCGACCCGGGAGTACACGGCCGCCCAGCTCGACTCGACGGTGAGCGACCTGGGGCACGTCGTGGACTCGCTGGCCGCCTCGCTCTACGTCGACGACGCCTCGCTGTTCACCGAGTTCGTCGGCTGGCTGGTGGAGATCCTGACGAGTCGGGGGGTGCCGGCCCGCGCCGTCGCCCTGACCCTTGAGCACTACGCCGCCGTCCTGCGCGACTTTCCCCGCGCGTCGTACGCGCTGACCCGCAGCCGCGCCGAACTGCCTGCCACGTCCCCTTCCGGGGGCTGA
- a CDS encoding STAS domain-containing protein — protein sequence MTFSVSDAERDGGAACLRLAGELDLSTAGELAAAIDKLTAAGERRVLLDLTDLTFCDSTGMAVFVRGDNQVAADGGWLRITGANGRVERVLRVTGLAEVLRYLPDTADPASQSAS from the coding sequence GTGACGTTCAGCGTCAGCGACGCCGAGCGCGACGGCGGTGCGGCCTGCCTGCGGCTCGCCGGTGAGCTGGACCTGAGCACCGCCGGTGAGCTGGCTGCCGCCATCGACAAGCTCACCGCGGCCGGCGAGCGGCGGGTGCTGCTCGACCTCACCGACCTGACCTTCTGTGACTCCACCGGGATGGCCGTGTTCGTTCGGGGCGACAACCAGGTCGCCGCCGACGGGGGTTGGTTGCGGATCACGGGCGCCAACGGGCGGGTGGAGCGCGTGTTGCGCGTCACCGGCCTGGCCGAGGTGCTGCGATACCTTCCGGACACGGCGGACCCGGCGTCCCAGAGCGCCTCCTGA
- a CDS encoding response regulator produces MGDSPQPVRILVVDDDPGDVLMIEEALADSDVDKIIDVVSDGEEAMEFLRAEGRHVQARRPDVILLDLNMPRMDGRQVLGAVKQDEDLRTIPIVVLTTSNADTDIVGSYTLQANAYVTKPIDLDDFNDVVRRIDEFFGRVVVLPKRP; encoded by the coding sequence ATGGGCGACAGCCCGCAGCCGGTACGCATCCTGGTGGTCGACGACGACCCGGGTGACGTGCTGATGATCGAGGAGGCGTTGGCCGACTCCGACGTCGACAAGATCATCGACGTGGTCAGCGACGGCGAGGAGGCGATGGAGTTCCTGCGCGCCGAGGGCCGGCACGTGCAGGCCCGCCGACCGGACGTCATCCTGCTGGACCTGAACATGCCGCGGATGGACGGGCGTCAGGTGCTCGGCGCGGTCAAGCAGGACGAGGACCTGCGGACCATTCCGATCGTGGTGCTGACCACCTCGAACGCCGACACCGACATCGTGGGCAGCTACACGTTGCAGGCCAACGCGTACGTCACCAAGCCGATCGACCTGGACGACTTCAACGACGTGGTGCGCCGCATCGACGAGTTCTTCGGCCGCGTGGTCGTGCTGCCCAAGCGCCCCTGA
- a CDS encoding ATPase, with translation MRFSVVKTGYDRRQVDSCLDELGIRLSRLAARAEGAAGATREWDEIRQEATWLSGLLQRLDLGDAATARQAGDAVRREAAEILAQARSELDEAREEARRVREQAYTDAVQARRDFEEALLARRRREALVDEILTGVTVEPVPADTPTAAAGTGVPATRVAAGGRDADAPPPSGRTAR, from the coding sequence ATGAGGTTCTCCGTCGTGAAGACCGGCTACGACAGGCGGCAGGTGGATTCCTGCCTCGATGAGCTGGGGATCCGGCTGTCCCGGCTCGCGGCGCGGGCGGAGGGCGCCGCCGGGGCGACCCGCGAGTGGGACGAGATCCGCCAGGAGGCGACCTGGCTCAGCGGCCTGCTCCAGCGGCTCGACCTGGGCGACGCCGCGACGGCGCGGCAGGCCGGCGACGCGGTGCGGCGGGAGGCGGCCGAGATCCTGGCGCAGGCCCGCTCCGAGCTGGACGAGGCCCGCGAGGAGGCCCGGCGCGTCCGCGAGCAGGCGTACACGGACGCCGTGCAGGCCCGGCGGGACTTCGAGGAGGCGTTGCTCGCGCGGCGACGCCGCGAGGCGCTCGTCGACGAGATCCTCACCGGCGTGACTGTCGAGCCGGTGCCTGCCGACACGCCCACCGCCGCGGCCGGAACGGGCGTACCGGCGACCCGGGTGGCGGCCGGCGGCCGGGACGCGGACGCCCCGCCACCCAGCGGGCGTACGGCCCGCTGA
- a CDS encoding OsmC family protein, which produces MPSPSSWLHEATATAEGGHVRTDDGGLSTPLASPLAAHCTGLRPEQLLAAAFASCLHHAAVEAAGEITNEAHTVQVRAEAKLGRDDDGRYRADVHASISSAGLSRAQLADLVEYADRLWPFSSGDNTRHRLTVTPAENGRH; this is translated from the coding sequence ATGCCGAGTCCGAGTTCCTGGCTGCATGAGGCCACCGCGACGGCCGAGGGCGGCCACGTACGCACCGACGACGGCGGGCTCTCCACGCCGTTGGCGTCGCCACTGGCGGCGCACTGCACAGGCCTGAGACCCGAGCAGTTGTTGGCGGCGGCCTTCGCGTCCTGCCTGCACCACGCGGCGGTGGAGGCGGCCGGGGAGATCACCAACGAGGCGCACACGGTCCAGGTGCGCGCCGAGGCGAAGCTGGGCCGCGACGACGACGGGCGGTACCGGGCCGACGTGCACGCCTCGATCTCCTCCGCCGGTCTGAGTCGTGCGCAGTTGGCCGATCTGGTCGAGTACGCCGACCGGCTCTGGCCGTTCTCCAGCGGCGACAACACCCGACACCGTCTGACCGTCACCCCGGCGGAGAACGGGCGGCACTGA
- a CDS encoding serine/threonine-protein kinase — translation MRTLDGRYQLEQRIGVGGMSEVWRAHDRVLDRPVAVKLISPGPDGQHDTVDRIRTEARSAARLVHPNVASVHDFGTSSTLPGRRSPYIVMELAEGETLAAHLRAGPLDWRISVRVCAEVAAALSAAHASGIVHRDVKPANVMLTPVGVKVLDFGIATATGTADPMPDGMVLGTPAYLAPEQLDGTPATPAADMYALGVLLYYCLTSRLPYRANNSAELLTERRARPPEPLPEIDGLPPEVSELCRSCLADDPAERPTSLVAALLLAEAVDARVYVPMTIPTPRRPTATSPWTERAAAEATEALSVVDGP, via the coding sequence ATGCGCACGCTGGACGGGCGGTACCAGCTCGAACAGCGGATCGGCGTGGGCGGGATGTCCGAGGTGTGGCGGGCCCACGACCGTGTGCTGGACCGGCCGGTCGCGGTGAAGCTGATCTCGCCCGGCCCGGACGGCCAGCACGACACGGTCGACCGGATCCGCACGGAGGCCCGCTCCGCGGCCCGGCTGGTGCACCCGAACGTGGCGAGCGTGCACGACTTCGGCACCTCCTCGACGCTGCCCGGTCGCCGGTCGCCGTACATCGTGATGGAGCTGGCCGAGGGCGAGACGCTCGCCGCGCACCTGCGGGCGGGCCCCCTGGACTGGCGCATCTCGGTGCGGGTCTGCGCCGAGGTCGCCGCCGCGCTGTCCGCCGCGCACGCGAGCGGCATCGTGCACCGCGACGTCAAGCCGGCAAACGTCATGCTCACCCCGGTCGGCGTGAAGGTCCTCGACTTCGGCATCGCCACCGCGACCGGTACGGCGGACCCGATGCCTGACGGCATGGTGCTGGGCACCCCCGCCTATCTGGCGCCCGAGCAGCTCGACGGCACGCCGGCCACCCCGGCGGCCGACATGTACGCCCTCGGCGTGCTGCTCTACTACTGCCTCACCAGCCGGCTGCCGTACCGGGCGAACAATTCCGCCGAGCTGCTGACGGAGCGTCGGGCCCGGCCTCCGGAGCCGCTGCCCGAGATCGACGGGCTGCCGCCGGAGGTGTCCGAGTTGTGCCGCTCCTGCCTGGCCGACGACCCGGCGGAGCGTCCGACCAGCCTGGTCGCCGCGCTGCTGCTGGCCGAGGCCGTGGACGCCCGGGTGTACGTGCCGATGACGATCCCGACGCCGCGCCGCCCGACGGCGACGTCGCCGTGGACCGAGCGGGCCGCCGCGGAGGCCACCGAGGCGTTGTCGGTCGTCGACGGGCCCTGA